A region of the Micromonospora sediminicola genome:
TGTCCTGCGCGGTGCTGGACGACACCCACGACGAGCGGTCGCCGGCCGACCCGGCCGGGCTGGGCGACGGCGCCCGGGTCTTCGCCCGCGACCTGCGGCTGCGGCTCTGGCGGGAGCACCTGGACCGCGACCCCGACGGCGCGCAGGACGACGACCTGCTGGACCCGGCGGAGGCGGTGGCGGCGATCACCGCCGCGGCCGAGGAGCTGGACCGCTGGCACGCCGGTGGGCGGGTCGGCCCCCGACCGCCCGGCCGGTTGCGCCCGCACCGACCGGAGCGGCTGCCCTGGCGTACGCGCCTCTGGGCGCTGCCGGCGTACCGGCTGGTCTACGACCCGGACGGCAGGCCGCTGCGCGCCCGGCGCGCCGGCACCTGGTGAAGGTCCCCCGCCTCGTCCGGCACCTTCGGGCGGGCGGGATAGGCGAACGACACCCGGGGCGAGTAGAAGCCCCAGCAGACGTGCAGCGGGTTGGCCGGCCGGAGCGCGTAGACCGGGTGCTCCGGCGCCAGGAACTCCACCGACTCGACCTCGAACGGTGACACCGGCTCGGCCACGTAGGGGTAGTCGGTCACGATCAGCTCGCCGTCGCGGCGGGTGAGGTAGCGGTGGTGGCCGTTGTGCGCCTCGGTTCCGGTGTGCCCGACGCGGGCGGTGACCCGGATCAGCGGCCGGCCGTCGGCCCGGGTCTCCGCGGTGAGCCGTCCGCCGCGCACCTCCAGGTGGGTCTCGCCGTCGGTGGCCGGGGCGCCGCGGGCGGCGGCGTACTGCCGGACCCGGGGGCTGGAGGCCAGGTAGTGCGTCCACCAGCCGCCGGGGGTCTCGCCGTCCGGCGCGTCCATGTCCGCCAGCGAGACACCGAGGAAGGTGAGCGAGTAGGCGCCGAAGCCGGAGGTCTGGGTCCCGTCGTCGACCACGTACTGACAGAGGAAGACCTCCCGCTGCGGGTGCGCCCGGAGGCCGGCCGGCACCAGCGCCTCCGCCGCGCCGGGGTCCGCCGGGATCCAGCTGAACAGCAGCGTCGGGGCGTTGATGACGAGTTGCGGCGCGGCGGGATCGAGCACGGTGCCTCCGTAGACGTGTACCTACGGACGCTACGGGCGGTCCCGTTGGTGGGACAACGACGGAAAGGCGACACTTCGACCGACTGTCGGGTTCTGCGTTGACCGGTCGGATCGAGCGGGCCGACCGACCGGACATGGGCCGCCGGTGCGCGATATGCCCCGATCCAGGCCGTTGATACCCCGATAAGCCTTAAGTACATCATACTTTCGGCTAGATTTCTGTCCGCCGGTCAGGCTAAGGTGGCTTCCGAACGGACCAATTGAAGCTAAACCTAAGCGTCTCTTCTTTTTTCCCGCGGACGAGGTGCAGGGAGGACCACCATGACCGCCCACACGATCAGTGCTCCGGCGACATCCGCGCCGGCCGGCTCCGCGAAGCTCGACCCCCGTGCGCTCACCGACAGCGCCGCCGACCTGCTCGCCGCGATGGCCGCGCTGCCCGCGAACCACCCGTCGCGACCGGCCCTGCGCGACCGCGCCATCGAGGCCTGGCTGCCGCTGGCCAACCACCTCGCCCACCGCTACAGCGGGCGGGGCGAGCCCAACGACGACCTGGCGCAGACCGCCGCGATCGGCCTGATCAAGGCGATCGACAAGTTCGACCCGTCCCGCGGCGTCGACTTCGCCGGTTACGCCATCCCGACCATCATCGGCGAGCTGAAGCGGCACTTCCGCGACCGCACCTGGGACATCCGGGTGCCGCGCCGGCTCCAGGAGCTGCGGTTGGCGATCTCCGACGCCAACAGCACGCTGCTGCAGACCCTCGGCCGCTCGCCCACGGTCACCGACATCGCCGCCCACCTCAAGCTCACCGAGGAAGAGGTGCTGGAGGGCCTGGAGGGCGCCCGCGCCTACAACGCGGTGTCGCTGTCCACCCCGACCGGGGACGGCGAGCGCGCCACCGAGCTGGGCGACCTGCTCGGCGGCGAGGACGGCGAGTTCGAGCTGGCCGAGATGCGGGTCGCCCTCGGCCCGGCGTTGGCCACCCTCGACCAGCGCGAGCAGAAGATCCTCACGCTGCGCTTCTACGGCAACCTGACCCAGTCGCAGATCGCCGAGCAGATCGGCGTCTCGCAGATGCACGTGTCCCGGCTGCTGGCCCGGGCGCTGACCAAGCTGCGCGGGCAGCTCGACGGAACGTACTAGGGGGGTGGCGGCGGCCGGGTCGGCGGGCCCGGCGTCGCGAGCCACCCGGCCCGGTCGGCGATGCGCCGACCGGGCCGTTCCGCGTCCGGGCCGAGCCGGACCGGGCCGTTCCCGCGTCCGAGCCGAGCCGGGCCGTTCCCGCGTCCGAGCCGAGCCGTTCCGCGTCCGGGCCGAGCCGGGCCCGGGCCCCGAGGCATGTCCCGGCGCCGACGGCGCCGTGTCTGTCCGCAACTCCCCGGTCGACGGAGCGGCGCCCGGGGCACCAGCGCACGCCGCCTGTCGAGCTGAGTCGTTCGTGATATCGCCAGCCGCCACATCGCGCGCGGCCACCAGCCGCCTCCGCGCCCTCCGTCGATCATGGAGTTGTGGCACCTGACAATGCCCGTCAATCCGGGCGAACCGGGAGCCACAACTCCATGATCGGCGCGACCTGTCGACAGATGACCGCGCCGGCGACGGAGTGACGGTCGGTGACCGGGGACCGGACACGGCCGACGGTGTCGGGGCGGGGCAGCGCGGACCGTCCGGCGGCGGGGTGCGAGAGTGGGGCCGTGCTCGCCGACGTACCGCTCGACCTGCCGGTCCGACCGGTGCTGCCGGCGTTGGTCGAGGCGCTACGGGAGCGGGGCGCCGGCGTCCTGGTCGCGCCGCCGGGCACCGGCAAGACCACCACCGCGCCGCTCGCGGTCGCGGACGCGGTCGCCGGTCGGGTGGTGATCGCGCAACCCCGGCGGGTGGCCGCGCGCGCCGCCGCGCACCGGATGGCCGCGCTGCTCGGCGAGCGGGTCGGCGACCGGATCGGCTACGCCGTGCGCGGCGAGCGCCGGGGCGGCCCGCGTACCCGGGTCGAGGTCGTCACCACCGGCCTGCTGGTACGCCGGCTCCACCACGACCCGGAGCTGCCGGGGGTGGGCGCGGTGCTGCTCGACGAGTGCCACGAGCGGCAGCTCGACGCCGACCTGGCGCTGGCGTTCACCGTGGAGGCCCGGGCCACGCTCCGCCCCGACCTCTGGCTCCTCGCGATGTCGGCGACGCCGCGGGCCGACCGGTTCGCGGCACTGCTCGGCGGGGACGCCCCCGCGCCCGTGGTACGGGCGCGGGCCGCGCTGCACCCGGTGGAACGGGTCTGGGCGCCGCCGCCGCGTCCGGTGACCCCGCCCGGCGCCGGCCGGGTGGACCCGATGCTGCTGGACCACGTGGCCGCCACGGTCCGCCGGGCGTTACGCGAGCGGGACGGCGACGTGCTGGTCTTCCTGCCCGGCGCGGGCGAGATCGCGGCGGTCGCGGGCCGGCTGGGCGGCCTGCCCGACACCGTCGTCCTGCCACTGCACGGCCGGCTGCCCGGATCCGCCCAGGACGCCGCGCTCGCCCCGGCCCCGGACCGCCGCCGGGTGGTGCTGTCCACCGCGGTGGCGGAGAGCAGCCTGACCGTGCCCGGGGTACGGGTGGTGGTGGACGCCGGGCTGAGCCGGGTGCCCCGCACCGATCTGGCCCGTGGGCTGGGCGCGCTGGTCACCGTGCCGGTGTCCCGGGCGGCCGCCACCCAGCGTGCCGGACGGGCCGGGCGGGAGGCACCGGGCGCGGTCTACCGCTGCTGGTCGGAGGCGACGCACGCCCGGCTCGCCCCGCAGCCGGAGCCGGAGATCGCCACCGCCGACCTGACCGGGTTCGCGCTGGAGCTGGCAGCCTGGGGCGCGCCGGACGGCACCGGTCTGGCGCTGCCCGACCCCCCGCCGCCGGCCGCGCTCACCGTGGCGCGGGAGACGCTGACCACGCTCGGCGCGGTGGACGCCGACGGCCGGATCACCGCGCGGGGCCGGGCGGTCGCGGCGGTCGGCACCCATCCCCGGCTGGCGCGGGCGCTGCTGGACGGCGCGTCCCGGGTCGGCGCGGACCGGGCCGCCGAGGTGGTGGCGGTGCTCGCCGAGGAGACCCTGGGCGGCGCGGGTGACGACCTGCCGGCCCGGTGGCGCCGGCTGCGCGCCGGCGCGGACCCGGCCGCCACCGCCCGCTGGCGGACCGAGGTACGCCGGCTGCGCGCCGCCCTGCCCGCCGGCGGTCCGCAACGCGAACGGCTGCCCGACGATCTGGCCGCGGGGCTGCTGGCCGGTCTGGCGTACCCGGAACGGCTGGCCCGGGCGCGGCGGGCCGGCGGGACCGCGTACCTGATGGCCGGCGGGACCGCCGCGGAGCTGGCGGCCGGGTCGGGGCTGACCGGGTCGTCGTGGCTCGCCGTCGCGGTGGCCGACCGCTCCCCCGGCGCGCCGACCGCGCGGGTACGGCTGGCCGCGCCGATCGACGAGGCGACCGCGCGGGAGGCCGGCGCGGGGCTGCTGCGCACCGACCGGGAGGTCGTCTGGTCCGCCGGGGACGTGGTGGCCCGGGAGGTCGTCCGCCTCGGCGCCGTCGAGCTGGTCGAGCGGCCGCTGACCGCGCCGGACCCGGAGCTGGTCACCGCGGCGGTGCGCGACGGCCTGCGGCAGGAGGGCCTCGACCTGCTCGGCTGGTCGCCCGAGGCGACGGCGCTGCGCCGCCGGCTGGCCTTCTGCCGGTCGGCGCTCGGCGACGACTGGCCGGACGTCTCCGACGTCGCGCTGCTCGACGCCGCGCCGCTCTGGCTCGGGCCGGAACTGGGCCGGGTCCGCCGCCGGGGCGACCTCGTGCGGGTCGACGTGGCGGCGGCGCTGCGTCGGCTGCTCGACTGGCGTCAGGCGGCCCGGCTGGACGAGCTGGCGCCGGAACGGCTGCCGGTGCCCAGCGGCTCGCGGATCCGGGTCGACTACACCGATCCGGCCGCCCCGGTGCTGGCGGTGAAGCTGCAGGAGACGTTCGGCTGGCGGGACGCGCCCCGGATCGCCGACGGCCGGGTGCCGGTGCTGCTGCACCTGCTCTCCCCCGCCGGGCGGCCGGTGGCGGTCACCGCGGACCTGGCCTCGTTCTGGCGGACCGGGTATCCGCAGGTGCGGGCGGAACTGCGCGGACGCTACCCGCGTCACCCGTGGCCGGAGGACCCGACCACGGCGGAGCCGACCCGGCGGGCCAGCCCGCGCCGGCGCTAGGCGCGGTCACTCCTCGACGACGTCGGCGATCACCACGGTGATGTTGTCCGGACCGCCGGCGCGCAGCGCGAGGTCGATGAGCCGGGCCGCGCAGGCGTCCCGGTCCAGGCCCTCGCCGAGCACCTCGGTGAGCGTGTCGGCGCGAACCACGTTGGAGAGGCCGTCGCTGCACAGCAGCCAGCGGTCGCCGGCTCGGGGCACCATGGTCGCGTACGTCGGGGAGACCTGGTCGCCCTGCAACGCCTGGGTCACCACGGCGCGCCGGGGGTGGCTGCTCGCCTGCTCGGCGGTGATCACACCCTGGTCGACGAGCATCTGCACGAACGTGTCGTCGCGGGTGACCTGCTTGAGCACGCCCTCGCGGAACAGGTAGGCCCGGGAGTCACCGACGTGCGCCAGCGCCAGGCAGCTACCGGTGCGGGCGAACAGCAGCGCGGTCAGCGTGGTGCCCATGCCCTGACGCTCCGGGTCCTCCTCGACGGCCCGGCGGATCCCCTCGGTGGCCCGTTCGATGGCCCCCTGGAGCGCGGCGACCAGCGCGTCCTCCGGCGTCTCCACGTCCAGCGGGGCGATCGCGTCGATCGCGATGCGGCTGGCCAGGTCGCCGGCCGCCATGCCGCCCATGCCGTCGGCGACAGCGACCAGCCAGGCGCCCGCGTGCTGCGCGTCCTGGTTGCCGCTGCGGATCAGCCCACGGTCGCTCGCTCCGACGGAACGAAGCTTCAGGGTCATGGGTCGCAGCCTGCCAGGTCGAGGGCTCGGTTGTCTCTAGGAGATCACCACCATCGTACGTGGCGTGGAGGACCCCCCTGCGCACGGGCGCGCGCGTGCCATCGGGTCGGATCGATTGACAGGGGCGGAACGCGATGGAAACATCGCCCTGATAGTGGGAGCGCTCCCAGCTCCCGTGCTCTCCTCCACCACCCCCGAGCACGGAAGGAACCCTCCGTGACCCGATCCCGTCGTCGGCTGGTCGCGCTCGCCGCGGCCACCACCCTGGCGCTCGCCGCCACCGCCGGCCCGGCCTCCGCCGAGGTGCCGCCGGACGCCCCCGAACAACTGCGCAACGGCGACTTCAGCGCCGGCGTGTCCCCCTGGTTCTCCTACGGCACCGGCGACCTGGCGGTCACCGACGGCCGGCTCTGCACCACCGTCGCCGCCGGCACGGCCAACCCCTGGGACGCCGGCATCGGCCAGGACGCGGTGCCGCTGATCTCCGGCGCCGAGTACGAGCTGTCCTTCGACGTCTCCGCGACCCCCGGCGCGGCCGTCAAGGCGGTGCTCCAGCTCGGCAGCGCCCCCTACACCACGTACGCCAGCGTCGACGCCACCGCCACCGGCACCGCGCGGCACGTCACCACCACCTTCACCTCCCCCGCCGACAACGCCGGCGCCCAGCTCATCTTCCAGATCGGCGGCAGCGCGCAGGCGCAGACGTTCTGCCTCGACAACGTCTCGCTGCGTGGCGGCGAGGCGGCCCCGCCGTACGAGCCGGACACCGGGCCGCGGGTCCGGGTGAACCAGGTCGGCTACCTGCCCGGCGGGCCGAAGCACGCCACCGTGGTCACCGAGGCCACCGGGGCGCTTCCCTGGCAGCTGAGGTCGGCCGGCGGTGCGGTGGTGGCCAGCGGCGAGACCACGCCGCGCGGCACCGACGCCGCCTCGGCGCAGAACGTGCAGACCGTCGACTTCTCCGCGTACCGCACGCCGGGCACCGGCTACACGCTCACCGTCGACGGCGAGACCAGCCACCCGTTCGACATCTCCGGCACGCTCTACGACCGGCTGCGCGCCGACTCGCTCCAGTTCTTCTACGCCCAGCGCAGCGGCATCGCGATCGACGGCGACCTGATCGGCGCCGAGTACGCCCGCCCCGCCGGCCACCTCGACGTCGCGCCCAACCAGGGCGACACCGACGTGCCCTGCCAGCCCGGCGTCTGCGACTACACGCTGGACGTGCGCGGCGGCTGGTACGACGCCGGCGACCACGGCAAGTACGTGGTCAACGGCGGCATCGCCACCTACCAGCTGCTCAACGCGTTCGAGCGGACCAAGACCGCGGAGACCGCCGACGGCGGCGCGGCCCTCGGTGACGCCACGCTGCGGGTGCCCGAGCGGGGCAACGCCGTGCCGGACGTGCTCGACGAGGCCCGCTGGGAGCTCGACTTCCTGCTGCGCATGCAGGTGCCGGCCGGCAAGCCGCTGGCCGGGATGGTGCACCACAAGATCCACGACAAGAACTGGACCGGCCTGCCGCTGGCCCCGCAGGACGACCCGCAGCCGCGCGAGCTGCACCCGCCGTCCACCGCCGCCACGCTCAACCTGGCCGCCGTGGCCGCGCAGTGCGCCCGGCTGTTCGCCCCGTACGACGCCACCTACGCGGCCCGCTGCGCCACGGCCGCGAAGACCGCGTACGCGGCGGCGAAGGCGCACCCGGCGATCTACGCCTCGGCCAGCGACGGCACCGGCGGCGGCGCGTACGACGACACGAACGTCACCGACGAGTTCTACTGGGCCGCGGTCGAGCTGTGGCTGAGCACCGGCGACAAGGCGTACCTGGCCGACGTCACCGCCTCGCCGCTGCACACCGCCGACGTCTTCACCCCGAACGGCGCGTTCGGCTGGCAGAGCGTGGCCGCGCTGGGCCGGCTCGAGCTGGCCACCGTGCCGAACACGCTGCCGGCCGCCGAGAAGACCCGGATCCGCGCCTCGGTGACCGCCGCCGCGGACCGCTACCTGGCCGCGCTCGCCGACCAGGCGTACGGGCTGCCGCTGCCCGGCACCGCCGACGCGTACGTCTGGGGCAGCAACAGCAACGTGGTGAACAACGCGATCGTGCTGGCCACCGCGTTCGACCTGAGCCGGGACGCGAAGTACCGGGACGGCGCGGTGCAGAGCGCCGACTACCTGTTCGGCCGCAACGCGCTGAACATGTCCTACGTGACCGGATGGGGTGAGCAGAACGCCCACAACCAGCACAGCCGGATCTTCGCCAACCAGTTGAACCCGGACCTGCCGAACCCGCCGGCCGGCTCGCTCGCCGGCGGCCCGAACGCCGCCCTCCAGGACCCGTACGCGGCGAACCTGCTCGCCGGGTGCGCGCCGATGTTCTGCTACGTCGACGACATCAACTCGTACGCGACCAACGAGGTGGCGATCAACTGGAACTCGGCGCTGGCCTGGCTCGCGTCGTTCCTGGCGGACCAGGGTGACGCCTCGGCCGTGCCGGCGCCCACCTGCGCGGTCACCTACAGCACCCACGGCAGCTGGCCGTCCGGCTTCACCACCCAGGTGACGGTGCGCAACACCGGCACGACGGCGGTGAACGGGTGGACGCTGCGGTGGGCCTTCACCGGCGGCCAGAAGGTCAGCCACGCCTGGTCGGCGGAGGTCGCCCAGACCGGCGCCACGGTCACCGCGAAGAACCTGTCGTGGAACGGGAAGCTCGCGCCCGGGGCGTCCACCACGTTCGGCCTGAACGGCACGGGTTCCGCGACCCCCAACCCCGACCCCACCCTGGTCACCCTGAACGGCAGGGCCTGCACCGTCTCCTGACCGACGCCCGTGCGGTGGTGGCGCCTGCCCGGCGTCACCACCGCACGGCCGGCGAACCGCCGGGTACGGTCCCGGCATGGCGTATCTGCTCCTGGCGCTGGCGATCACGGCCGAGGTGGTCGGCACCAGCCTGCTCAAGGCGAGCGACGGGTTCACCCGACTCTGGCCCACGGTCGGCCTGGTGGCCTGCTACCTGGCCGCGTTCGGGCTGCTCGCCCTCGTGGTCCGGGACGTCCCGGTCGGCGTGGCGTACGCGATCTGGTCCGGGCTGGGCACCGCCGCGATCATGGCGGTCGGGGCGGCGTTCCTGGGCGAGCCGCTCAGCGTGACGAAGGTGGTCGGGGCCGGTCTGGTCATCGCCGGCGTGGTGGTGCTCAACCTCGGCGGCGCGCACTAGGTGCGGGCCGGGTTCAGCCTCCGGCCGCGCGGAGCAGCCGGAGCTGGCCGATCTCGGCGGCGTTCTTCATCAACTCGGCGTTGACCCAGGCCACCAGGTGCGCCACCGTGAGCCCGGCGTCGGCCGGCCAGGGGTACGCGGACGGGCGGGCCAGGTCGGCCTCGGTGAGGCCGTCGAGGATGTCCGCCCACTCCGCCCGCAGCCCGCCCAGCCAGGAGACCGTCGCCGCGCCGGGCCCCGGCCACCGCACGTCCGCCCGTTCCCGTGCCGGTCGCTGCCGCAGATTGTCGACGGCCACCGACCACCACCAGCCGATGTGCCAGGTGAGCCAGGCGATGGTCGGCACGGGCACCGGATCCGGCTCGGTGTCCGCCCAGTCCGGAGACCATCCACCGGCCGGGTCGGCCCGCATCGTCCAGC
Encoded here:
- a CDS encoding SigB/SigF/SigG family RNA polymerase sigma factor, which gives rise to MTAHTISAPATSAPAGSAKLDPRALTDSAADLLAAMAALPANHPSRPALRDRAIEAWLPLANHLAHRYSGRGEPNDDLAQTAAIGLIKAIDKFDPSRGVDFAGYAIPTIIGELKRHFRDRTWDIRVPRRLQELRLAISDANSTLLQTLGRSPTVTDIAAHLKLTEEEVLEGLEGARAYNAVSLSTPTGDGERATELGDLLGGEDGEFELAEMRVALGPALATLDQREQKILTLRFYGNLTQSQIAEQIGVSQMHVSRLLARALTKLRGQLDGTY
- the hrpB gene encoding ATP-dependent helicase HrpB yields the protein MLADVPLDLPVRPVLPALVEALRERGAGVLVAPPGTGKTTTAPLAVADAVAGRVVIAQPRRVAARAAAHRMAALLGERVGDRIGYAVRGERRGGPRTRVEVVTTGLLVRRLHHDPELPGVGAVLLDECHERQLDADLALAFTVEARATLRPDLWLLAMSATPRADRFAALLGGDAPAPVVRARAALHPVERVWAPPPRPVTPPGAGRVDPMLLDHVAATVRRALRERDGDVLVFLPGAGEIAAVAGRLGGLPDTVVLPLHGRLPGSAQDAALAPAPDRRRVVLSTAVAESSLTVPGVRVVVDAGLSRVPRTDLARGLGALVTVPVSRAAATQRAGRAGREAPGAVYRCWSEATHARLAPQPEPEIATADLTGFALELAAWGAPDGTGLALPDPPPPAALTVARETLTTLGAVDADGRITARGRAVAAVGTHPRLARALLDGASRVGADRAAEVVAVLAEETLGGAGDDLPARWRRLRAGADPAATARWRTEVRRLRAALPAGGPQRERLPDDLAAGLLAGLAYPERLARARRAGGTAYLMAGGTAAELAAGSGLTGSSWLAVAVADRSPGAPTARVRLAAPIDEATAREAGAGLLRTDREVVWSAGDVVAREVVRLGAVELVERPLTAPDPELVTAAVRDGLRQEGLDLLGWSPEATALRRRLAFCRSALGDDWPDVSDVALLDAAPLWLGPELGRVRRRGDLVRVDVAAALRRLLDWRQAARLDELAPERLPVPSGSRIRVDYTDPAAPVLAVKLQETFGWRDAPRIADGRVPVLLHLLSPAGRPVAVTADLASFWRTGYPQVRAELRGRYPRHPWPEDPTTAEPTRRASPRRR
- a CDS encoding PP2C family protein-serine/threonine phosphatase, giving the protein MTLKLRSVGASDRGLIRSGNQDAQHAGAWLVAVADGMGGMAAGDLASRIAIDAIAPLDVETPEDALVAALQGAIERATEGIRRAVEEDPERQGMGTTLTALLFARTGSCLALAHVGDSRAYLFREGVLKQVTRDDTFVQMLVDQGVITAEQASSHPRRAVVTQALQGDQVSPTYATMVPRAGDRWLLCSDGLSNVVRADTLTEVLGEGLDRDACAARLIDLALRAGGPDNITVVIADVVEE
- a CDS encoding glycoside hydrolase family 9 protein, producing MTRSRRRLVALAAATTLALAATAGPASAEVPPDAPEQLRNGDFSAGVSPWFSYGTGDLAVTDGRLCTTVAAGTANPWDAGIGQDAVPLISGAEYELSFDVSATPGAAVKAVLQLGSAPYTTYASVDATATGTARHVTTTFTSPADNAGAQLIFQIGGSAQAQTFCLDNVSLRGGEAAPPYEPDTGPRVRVNQVGYLPGGPKHATVVTEATGALPWQLRSAGGAVVASGETTPRGTDAASAQNVQTVDFSAYRTPGTGYTLTVDGETSHPFDISGTLYDRLRADSLQFFYAQRSGIAIDGDLIGAEYARPAGHLDVAPNQGDTDVPCQPGVCDYTLDVRGGWYDAGDHGKYVVNGGIATYQLLNAFERTKTAETADGGAALGDATLRVPERGNAVPDVLDEARWELDFLLRMQVPAGKPLAGMVHHKIHDKNWTGLPLAPQDDPQPRELHPPSTAATLNLAAVAAQCARLFAPYDATYAARCATAAKTAYAAAKAHPAIYASASDGTGGGAYDDTNVTDEFYWAAVELWLSTGDKAYLADVTASPLHTADVFTPNGAFGWQSVAALGRLELATVPNTLPAAEKTRIRASVTAAADRYLAALADQAYGLPLPGTADAYVWGSNSNVVNNAIVLATAFDLSRDAKYRDGAVQSADYLFGRNALNMSYVTGWGEQNAHNQHSRIFANQLNPDLPNPPAGSLAGGPNAALQDPYAANLLAGCAPMFCYVDDINSYATNEVAINWNSALAWLASFLADQGDASAVPAPTCAVTYSTHGSWPSGFTTQVTVRNTGTTAVNGWTLRWAFTGGQKVSHAWSAEVAQTGATVTAKNLSWNGKLAPGASTTFGLNGTGSATPNPDPTLVTLNGRACTVS
- a CDS encoding DMT family transporter yields the protein MAYLLLALAITAEVVGTSLLKASDGFTRLWPTVGLVACYLAAFGLLALVVRDVPVGVAYAIWSGLGTAAIMAVGAAFLGEPLSVTKVVGAGLVIAGVVVLNLGGAH
- a CDS encoding DinB family protein encodes the protein MSVPTDPALPRWQFDLTWALVEYHLDRLDPADFLWEPAPLCWTMRADPAGGWSPDWADTEPDPVPVPTIAWLTWHIGWWWSVAVDNLRQRPARERADVRWPGPGAATVSWLGGLRAEWADILDGLTEADLARPSAYPWPADAGLTVAHLVAWVNAELMKNAAEIGQLRLLRAAGG